A single region of the Streptomyces caelestis genome encodes:
- a CDS encoding phosphorylase family protein, translating into MSTQPAPAPLLIACALGIEQLALRAGDRGGAGGPVTVLRTGMGPAAAERSVTRMLTDSALRDAAVLATGFCAGLAPGMHPGDLVVAEETRDPRGTTACVGTDLLVNELVRAVPGRNVHAGPLTGSDHVVRGHERSALRATGAIAVDMESAATLLSAVRAGERPVAAVRVVVDAPEHELVRIGTVRGGISAFRVLCSVLPAFFEWHRSLLLPRR; encoded by the coding sequence ATGAGCACACAGCCCGCCCCGGCCCCTCTGCTGATCGCCTGCGCGCTCGGCATCGAGCAGCTCGCCCTGCGCGCGGGGGACCGTGGCGGCGCCGGCGGGCCGGTCACCGTGCTGCGGACCGGTATGGGGCCGGCGGCGGCCGAGCGGTCCGTCACCCGGATGCTCACCGATTCCGCCCTGCGCGACGCCGCCGTCCTCGCCACCGGCTTCTGCGCGGGGCTCGCGCCCGGCATGCACCCCGGGGACCTGGTCGTCGCCGAGGAGACCCGCGACCCGCGCGGTACGACCGCCTGCGTCGGGACGGACCTGCTGGTCAATGAGCTGGTCCGCGCGGTGCCCGGGCGGAACGTGCACGCCGGGCCGCTCACCGGCTCCGACCACGTCGTGCGCGGTCACGAACGGTCTGCGCTGCGCGCGACCGGCGCGATCGCGGTCGACATGGAGTCGGCGGCCACGCTTCTGAGCGCCGTGCGCGCGGGCGAGCGCCCGGTTGCGGCCGTCCGGGTGGTCGTGGACGCTCCAGAACATGAACTCGTCCGGATCGGCACGGTACGCGGTGGAATATCAGCTTTCCGTGTCCTTTGTTCCGTCCTTCCCGCATTCTTCGAATGGCACCGTTCCTTGCTGCTCCCCAGGAGGTGA
- the hpnH gene encoding adenosyl-hopene transferase HpnH, producing MAMPLRQSIKVATYLAEQKLRRRDKFPLIVELEPLYACNLKCEGCGKIQHPAGVLKQRMPVAQAVGAVLESGAPMVSIAGGEPLMHPQIDEIVRQLVARRKYVFLCTNALLLRKKMDKFKPSPYFAFAVHIDGLRERHDESVAKEGVFDEAVEAIKEAKRQGFRVTTNSTFFNTDTPQTIIEVLNFLNDDLKVDEMMISPAYAYEKAPDQEHFLGVEQTRELFKKAFAGGNRRRWRLNHSPLFLDFLEGKVDFPCTAWAIPNYSLFGWQRPCYLMSDGYVPTYRELVEDTDWDKYGRGKDPRCANCMAHCGYEPTAVLATMGSLKESLRALRETVSGNRE from the coding sequence ATGGCCATGCCGCTCCGACAGTCCATCAAGGTCGCTACATACTTGGCTGAACAGAAGCTCCGCCGGCGGGACAAGTTCCCGCTCATCGTGGAGCTGGAGCCGCTGTACGCCTGCAACCTCAAGTGCGAGGGGTGTGGCAAGATCCAGCACCCGGCCGGGGTGCTCAAGCAGCGGATGCCGGTCGCCCAGGCCGTGGGGGCCGTGCTGGAGTCCGGTGCCCCCATGGTGTCCATCGCCGGTGGCGAGCCGCTGATGCACCCGCAGATCGACGAGATCGTGCGTCAGCTGGTGGCCAGGCGGAAGTACGTTTTCCTGTGCACCAACGCCCTGCTCCTGCGCAAGAAGATGGACAAGTTCAAGCCCTCCCCCTACTTCGCCTTCGCGGTGCACATCGACGGGCTGCGCGAGCGGCACGACGAGTCGGTGGCGAAGGAGGGCGTGTTCGACGAGGCGGTCGAGGCCATCAAGGAGGCGAAGCGGCAGGGCTTCCGGGTGACCACCAACTCGACCTTCTTCAACACCGACACCCCGCAGACCATCATCGAGGTGCTCAACTTCCTCAACGACGACCTCAAGGTCGACGAGATGATGATCTCGCCCGCCTACGCCTACGAGAAGGCCCCCGACCAGGAGCACTTCCTGGGCGTGGAGCAGACCCGCGAGCTGTTCAAGAAGGCCTTCGCGGGCGGCAACCGGCGCCGCTGGCGGCTCAACCACTCCCCGCTCTTCCTGGACTTCCTGGAGGGCAAGGTCGACTTCCCGTGCACCGCCTGGGCGATCCCGAACTACTCGCTGTTCGGCTGGCAGCGCCCCTGCTACCTGATGAGCGACGGCTATGTGCCGACGTACCGGGAGCTGGTCGAGGACACCGACTGGGACAAGTACGGCCGCGGCAAGGACCCGCGCTGCGCCAACTGCATGGCGCACTGCGGCTACGAGCCCACCGCCGTCCTCGCCACCATGGGGTCGCTGAAGGAGTCCCTGCGCGCCCTGCGCGAGACGGTCTCCGGAAACCGGGAGTGA
- the ispG gene encoding flavodoxin-dependent (E)-4-hydroxy-3-methylbut-2-enyl-diphosphate synthase: MTAIPLGVPEVPVRPVAERRVSRRIQLGPVAVGGGAPVSVQSMTTTRTSDIGATLQQIAELTASGCQIVRVACPTQDDADALATIARKSQIPVIADIHFQPKYVFAAIEAGCAAVRVNPGNIKQFDDRVKEIAQAAKDHGTPIRIGVNAGSLDRRLLKKYGRATPEALVESALWEASLFEEHDFRDIKISVKHNDPVVMIEAYRQLAEQSDYPLHLGVTEAGPAFQGTIKSAVAFGALLSRGIGDTIRVSLSAPPAEEVKVGIQILQSLGLRERRLEIVSCPSCGRAQVDVYKLADEVTSGLTGMEVPLRVAVMGCVVNGPGEAREADLGVASGNGKGQIFVKGEVIKTVPESKIVETLIEEAMKLAEQMEQDGVGPGEPAVTVS; the protein is encoded by the coding sequence ATGACCGCCATCCCGCTGGGCGTTCCCGAGGTGCCGGTCCGGCCGGTCGCGGAGCGGCGCGTGTCACGCCGGATCCAGCTCGGTCCGGTGGCGGTCGGGGGCGGGGCCCCGGTGTCGGTGCAGTCGATGACCACGACCCGTACGTCGGACATCGGCGCCACCTTGCAGCAGATCGCCGAACTCACCGCGTCCGGCTGCCAGATCGTCCGGGTCGCGTGCCCCACGCAGGACGACGCGGACGCGCTCGCGACCATCGCGCGCAAGTCGCAGATCCCGGTGATCGCGGACATCCACTTCCAGCCGAAATACGTGTTCGCGGCCATCGAGGCGGGCTGCGCGGCGGTACGCGTCAACCCCGGCAACATCAAGCAGTTCGACGACCGGGTCAAGGAGATCGCGCAGGCCGCCAAGGACCACGGCACCCCGATCCGGATCGGCGTCAACGCCGGGTCGCTGGACCGGCGGCTGCTGAAGAAGTACGGCAGGGCGACCCCCGAGGCGCTCGTGGAGAGCGCGCTGTGGGAAGCCTCCCTGTTCGAGGAGCACGACTTCCGGGACATCAAGATCTCCGTCAAGCACAACGACCCGGTCGTCATGATCGAGGCGTACCGGCAGCTCGCCGAGCAGAGCGACTACCCGCTGCACCTGGGGGTGACGGAGGCGGGCCCGGCGTTCCAGGGCACGATCAAGTCGGCGGTGGCGTTCGGGGCGTTGCTGTCACGGGGCATCGGCGACACCATCCGGGTGTCGCTGTCGGCGCCGCCGGCCGAGGAGGTCAAGGTCGGCATCCAGATCCTGCAGTCCCTGGGGCTCAGGGAGCGCCGGCTGGAGATCGTCTCCTGCCCCTCCTGCGGACGCGCCCAGGTCGACGTGTACAAGCTCGCCGACGAGGTCACGTCCGGCCTTACGGGCATGGAAGTGCCGTTGCGGGTCGCCGTCATGGGGTGTGTGGTCAACGGACCCGGCGAGGCGCGGGAGGCCGATCTGGGGGTGGCCTCCGGCAACGGCAAGGGGCAGATCTTCGTCAAGGGCGAGGTCATCAAGACCGTCCCCGAGTCGAAGATCGTCGAGACGCTGATCGAAGAGGCGATGAAGCTCGCCGAGCAGATGGAGCAGGACGGCGTGGGGCCGGGGGAGCCGGCCGTCACCGTGAGCTGA